A single window of Scylla paramamosain isolate STU-SP2022 chromosome 27, ASM3559412v1, whole genome shotgun sequence DNA harbors:
- the LOC135114239 gene encoding cuticle protein 18.7-like: MQLFVLLTLVGAACAAALPAEAPAPVEEAPAPAEAPVPVEDTEEVAQAKADFDEAFKAAAAAAEAGEVPEVIIPEGAPSPVEDTPEVAAAKAEFQAAYDAAASAAEAAPDFDLDGTHSTYTGFLSTVDGRLSPFYTNTFPLGAYGLHAPIVAPSAPVAPIVYNNLGLGAVYGYPGVFGFPYGYPGHLALAPAAEAEEPAEEVAVEEA; encoded by the exons atgcaGCTCTTC GTGCTCCTGACCCTGGTGGGCGCCGCGTGCGCTGCCGCCCTTCCTGCGGAGGCTCCCGCCCCTGTGGAAGAAGCTCCCGCCCCAGCGGAGGCTCCTGTCCCAGTGGAGGACACCGAGGAAGTGGCGCAAGCCAAGGCAGATTTCGATGAGGCGTTTAAGGCCGCCGCTGCCGCAGCCGAGGCCGGCGAAGTTCCCGAAGTGATCATTCCTGAGGGCGCTCCGAGCCCAGTTGAGGACACTCCTGAAGTCGCCGCTGCCAAGGCAGAGTTCCAAGCCGCCTACGACGCCGCCGCCAGTGCCGCGGAGGCCGCCCCTGATTTTGACCTGGACGGTACACACTCCACCTACACCGGCTTCCTCTCCACCGTGGACGGCAGGCTGTCTCCCTTCTACACCAACACTTTCCCCCTGGGCGCCTACGGCCTGCACGCCCCCATCGTGGCCCCATCCGCTCCTGTTGCACCCATCGTCTACAACAACTTGGGTCTGGGTGCAGTCTACGGATACCCAGGAGTCTTCGGCTTCCCTTATGGTTACCCCGGTCACCTGGCCCTGGCCCCTGcagcggaggcggaggagccaGCAGAGGAGGTTGCTGTTGAGGAGGCGTAG